The following coding sequences lie in one Takifugu rubripes chromosome 8, fTakRub1.2, whole genome shotgun sequence genomic window:
- the rnf175 gene encoding RING finger protein 175 codes for MADAHPQDDLLKMTHRESWRVQHARLHVKHRGHEAMHAEMVLILVATLAVAQIVLVQWKQRHHRSYNLVTLVQMWVVPLYFTIRLYWWRFLSMWGAFSVITSYVLFRATRRPLARRTPRMVYKWFLLIYKLSYAVGVLGYLAIMFTMFGFNVLFRIKAEASMDAGVVLLFYGLYYGVMGRDFAEICSDHMASTIGFYSRGGIPSRSPAQHICAVCGQQVLVDVEEEGFIEDTYQLSCGHTFHEFCIRGWCIVGKKQTCPYCNEKVDLKRMMNNPWEKTHVLYGQLLDWLRYLVAWQPIIIGIVHGINFVLGLE; via the exons ATGGCCGACGCGCATCCTCAG GACGACCTGTTGAAAATGACCCACCGCGAAAGCTGGAG GGTGCAACACGCGCGCCTCCACGTGAAGCATCGGGGACACGAGGCCATGCACGCCGAGATGGTTCTGATCCTGGTGGCCACCCTGGCCGTGGCCCAGATCGTCCTGGTCCAGTGGAAGCAGAGGCATCATCGCTCTTATAAC CTGGTCACGCTGGTCCAGATGTGGGTGGTGCCGCTCTACTTCACCATCAGGCTGTACTGGTGGAGGTTCCTGTCCATGTGGGGGGCGTTCTCTGTCATCACCAGCTACGTCCTCTTCAGAGCCACCCGCAGACCGCTGGCCCGCCGGACGCCCAG GATGGTCTACAAATGGTTCCTGCTGATCTACAAGCTGAGCTATGCAGTGGGGGTGCTGGGCTACCTCGCCATCATGTTCACCATGTTCGGCTTCAATGTTCTCTTCAG GATCAAGGCGGAGGCCTCCATGGATGCGGGTGTGGTCCTGCTCTTTTATGGGCTGTATTACGGCGTCATGGGTCGAGACTTTGCTGAAATCTGCTCGGACCACATGGCCTCAACCATCGGA TTCTACAGCAGAGGAGGGATCCCCAGCAGGAGTCCGGCCCAGCACATCTGTGCCGTCTGTGGGCAGCAGGTCCTGgtggacgtggaggaggagggcttcATCGAGGACACCTACCAGCTGTCCTGCGGTCACAC ATTCCACGAGTTTTGCATCCGCGGCTGGTGCATCGTGGGGAAGAAGCAGACGTGTCCTTACTGCAACGAGAAGGTCGActtgaagaggatgatgaacaACCC CTGGGAGAAGACACACGTCCTTTACGGACAGCTCCTCGACTGGCTGAGATACCTGGTTGCCTGGCAACCCATCATCATCGGCATTGTCCACGGGATTAACTTTGTACTGGGTCTGGAGTAG